One region of Mucilaginibacter sp. 14171R-50 genomic DNA includes:
- a CDS encoding T9SS type A sorting domain-containing protein, with protein sequence MKAPIYKSALVSFIFLCFFGLSSKGQTVTITGANSVVTNGITASPVVSGQTAVVAFGFTVTVTGSVTINQFVLGASQNYFTNAKLYRSTAGSKSFAGATLVTNVGSPGTYISISGLNETINNTNYTYFFVVDMNNVPGYVTLPANIQFNVSQAIRSSPYTSYAASVTGTNYSVTNPTYTLTSANTAGNGITQGAIIASQSNVVLFGFGVSSNSNTTVSGFNIYSSSTQGYLSAYLGNGKLYRSATSTFSFGTATQVTATVSFSNYQHTPGVAISGISESISSTTVYYFVVADFNQTGGTLPADLQLKFQTTQTNAIVQTSPNSANIAAPSNITGATLSLSNPTYTITDANSAVNGITQGNLVPSETGILLFGFGVSTNANSTVTGFNLNNTGTSVPASYFNNGKIYRSTSSIFSTLTATLINTASVSFTSGSTPGLTVSGLNETYTANAAPVYYFIVGDFYSGYYGTVPGTTQFKFAASASNSIVQSSPTSSNVAVASDVNGTNFSLALPSVTITGYNSASNGITQGALSYGQTGIVLFGFKVDVTGILTINQINIPSNISTNAYFTQGKLYRSTTPYFADAVNTGASVSFPGTSTTITGLSQNLNSFTGNGSYYYFLVADFTASTSYSTGSLTYNFVNGTASLTQSTPYKQYSNLSTSNGNTFTIAATYDWVGSSSTSFTDAGNYRTLNGGGGAAPGTNDVVRIGVVAYQYPYNQPTVSASKTIRGITFGNNNTPVLTINTAQTLTLSNGITVNASSTGTITSSGTGKLALSSGAASSVASGATLQLTGSAQLNNAGDMSVAGTLTVAGATTNSGTITNTGSNGITFSTTVANTGTITQSAAGTFTTSGTFTNNSGGSLNLASGTGTFAALTNNAGGTVTLGTGNVTFSGAVNNKSTFNAGAGDIDITGNFTNTGAFTAGSGNINFNSTTFTNDVGGTFTGGTGTMVFNKTNVQTINNNAATAFTFNNVTFSNSSGTTRTKTLGGTGAGFGVASTGKLTLSGKVTLATGGVLTLKSDTSGSATVTELPSTASITGNVNVERYITGGKAYSRGYRLLSSAVSESSSLAVWPNLSYSKTQSWITGTSGTGGFSNTTPANPSIYAYRENLVPAYTSFISGNFRGINKINNTPAYNINLDGEVNTFTLPAGNGILFFFRGGPTTTDPTSPQSVAQPATFTSTGYLNQGAITVTHWTNAGGAGKLLYTDSIANTAVRGYNLVGNPYASSIDWDKFGTAAIAGTHIDSTIRIYNPRLKAYATYIAGHAGVGTNFDNSALSNANVIPSGQAFFVRATDKNPTLTFTEAAKVNTQLTASSVLMSAPNQAGKLNAQQLNRQTLMGTAAATTSAAATMAAPAVTKPPVQYLRLQVIQDDNNKEESLVFFKSTAKPTFAKNEDAEYLKGNNVISLSTRSADNKELAINELPYPAKSLTIPLTVKVPATGIYQLNLNELKNVPQLYSIWLMDKWRKDSLDIGTNKTYNFNATLSDTATYGANRFALVIRQNPDYALTLLKFSASKTTSGAELSWTTENESDYTGFVVERSTDNGKTWDVVSSLKSTGNGDYALTDRFPVIGKNQYRLKTTDLNGEISYSEIRELMYAKQGQNIVVSNINIYPNPVTTTVNVAILPQEGATSYTITVTSGNGSVVRSVTTTNTVWQNNVNNLLPGTYFVQVVNNGNKTVVGNGKFVKN encoded by the coding sequence TTGAAAGCACCCATATACAAATCTGCGTTAGTATCGTTTATATTCTTATGTTTTTTTGGGCTGAGTAGTAAAGGACAAACGGTAACGATTACCGGTGCTAACAGCGTGGTGACCAATGGCATAACAGCAAGTCCAGTTGTAAGTGGACAAACCGCTGTAGTAGCCTTTGGGTTCACCGTAACCGTTACAGGGTCTGTTACCATAAATCAATTTGTACTTGGTGCGTCGCAAAATTATTTTACCAATGCCAAATTATACCGCTCTACTGCAGGTAGTAAATCGTTTGCAGGAGCTACCTTAGTTACAAACGTCGGTTCGCCGGGCACCTATATCAGCATAAGCGGCTTAAACGAAACCATAAACAATACAAACTATACGTACTTTTTTGTGGTGGATATGAATAATGTGCCGGGTTACGTAACCCTGCCTGCCAATATACAATTTAACGTAAGCCAGGCTATCAGGAGCAGCCCTTACACCAGCTATGCGGCAAGTGTAACAGGTACTAATTATTCGGTAACAAACCCTACATATACTTTAACATCGGCAAATACCGCGGGTAACGGTATTACCCAGGGCGCTATTATCGCATCGCAAAGTAACGTTGTATTGTTTGGTTTTGGGGTATCATCAAATTCAAATACTACAGTAAGCGGATTTAACATTTATAGCTCGAGCACACAGGGTTATCTGTCGGCCTACTTAGGAAACGGCAAATTATACCGTTCAGCAACAAGCACATTTTCATTCGGCACGGCAACACAGGTAACCGCAACGGTATCATTCAGTAACTATCAGCATACGCCTGGCGTTGCCATATCGGGCATTTCCGAATCAATAAGTAGCACTACCGTTTATTATTTTGTAGTAGCCGACTTTAACCAAACAGGAGGTACTTTACCTGCCGACCTGCAATTAAAGTTTCAAACAACCCAAACTAATGCTATTGTACAAACTTCTCCAAACAGCGCTAACATCGCTGCGCCTTCAAATATCACCGGTGCTACATTAAGCTTAAGCAACCCAACGTACACTATTACCGACGCAAACAGTGCGGTAAACGGTATTACACAAGGCAATTTGGTACCAAGCGAAACCGGCATCCTTTTATTTGGATTTGGCGTAAGTACTAATGCAAACAGTACCGTAACTGGCTTTAATTTAAACAATACAGGTACCAGCGTTCCGGCAAGCTATTTCAACAACGGAAAAATTTATCGTTCAACGTCAAGCATATTCTCTACGCTCACGGCAACACTTATTAATACCGCCTCGGTTAGTTTCACCTCCGGTTCAACGCCCGGCCTTACCGTTTCTGGTTTAAACGAAACATATACCGCAAACGCGGCACCGGTATATTACTTTATCGTGGGCGATTTTTATTCTGGTTATTATGGCACGGTGCCGGGTACAACCCAGTTTAAATTCGCGGCGTCGGCGTCAAACTCCATCGTACAAAGCAGCCCTACAAGTTCAAACGTTGCTGTTGCCAGCGATGTAAATGGTACAAATTTTTCGCTGGCCCTGCCCAGTGTTACCATAACCGGCTATAACAGCGCCAGTAACGGCATAACTCAAGGCGCTTTAAGCTATGGCCAAACCGGTATTGTTTTGTTTGGTTTTAAGGTTGATGTAACGGGCATTTTAACTATAAACCAAATTAATATCCCAAGTAACATCAGTACCAACGCGTATTTTACACAAGGCAAGCTTTACCGGTCTACTACGCCTTATTTTGCCGATGCGGTAAATACAGGCGCCTCGGTTAGCTTCCCGGGCACCAGTACCACCATAACCGGCTTAAGCCAAAACTTAAACAGTTTTACCGGCAACGGTTCATATTACTATTTCCTGGTGGCGGATTTTACCGCAAGTACAAGTTATAGTACTGGTAGCTTAACCTATAATTTTGTTAACGGAACAGCATCGTTAACCCAAAGTACACCTTATAAACAATACAGCAACTTAAGCACATCAAACGGTAATACCTTTACCATCGCAGCTACTTACGATTGGGTGGGCAGCAGCAGTACAAGCTTTACCGATGCGGGCAACTACAGAACACTAAACGGAGGCGGGGGCGCTGCGCCCGGTACAAACGATGTGGTACGTATTGGTGTGGTGGCTTACCAATATCCTTATAACCAACCCACTGTTAGCGCATCTAAAACAATACGCGGCATAACCTTTGGCAATAATAACACACCTGTTTTAACTATAAATACCGCGCAAACGTTAACCCTTAGCAACGGCATCACCGTAAATGCATCTTCTACAGGCACTATTACAAGCAGCGGTACCGGCAAACTGGCTTTATCAAGCGGCGCTGCTTCTTCTGTAGCCTCGGGGGCTACATTACAGTTGACAGGCAGTGCCCAGTTAAATAATGCCGGCGATATGTCTGTTGCAGGGACCTTAACGGTTGCAGGCGCGACAACAAATTCGGGTACTATTACAAATACAGGCAGCAACGGAATAACCTTTTCGACTACCGTTGCCAATACGGGTACTATCACACAGTCGGCAGCGGGTACTTTTACTACCTCGGGAACATTTACAAACAACTCGGGCGGCAGCTTAAACCTTGCCTCAGGTACAGGTACTTTTGCCGCTTTAACAAATAACGCAGGCGGTACTGTAACGTTAGGTACCGGTAATGTAACTTTTAGCGGCGCTGTCAATAACAAAAGCACTTTTAACGCCGGTGCCGGCGATATTGATATAACGGGCAACTTTACAAACACAGGGGCATTTACGGCAGGCAGCGGTAACATTAATTTCAACTCCACTACCTTCACTAACGATGTTGGCGGAACCTTTACAGGTGGCACCGGTACCATGGTTTTCAACAAGACAAACGTGCAGACGATCAATAACAACGCCGCTACCGCCTTTACTTTTAATAACGTAACCTTTAGCAATTCAAGCGGCACTACCCGTACCAAAACTTTAGGCGGTACAGGCGCCGGTTTCGGCGTTGCCAGTACCGGTAAGCTAACGCTATCGGGCAAGGTTACTTTGGCTACCGGCGGCGTATTAACGCTAAAATCAGACACCAGCGGCTCGGCAACGGTTACCGAACTTCCGTCTACTGCAAGCATCACCGGTAACGTTAATGTTGAGCGTTACATCACCGGCGGGAAAGCATACAGCCGCGGGTACCGCTTATTGTCATCAGCGGTATCGGAGTCGAGCAGCCTTGCGGTTTGGCCTAACCTAAGCTATTCGAAAACCCAATCATGGATCACCGGCACATCAGGTACCGGCGGATTTAGCAATACAACGCCGGCTAATCCATCGATATATGCCTACCGCGAAAATCTTGTTCCGGCGTATACCTCGTTCATATCGGGTAACTTCCGGGGTATCAATAAGATCAACAACACGCCGGCATACAATATTAACCTGGATGGTGAAGTAAATACATTTACCTTACCGGCAGGTAATGGCATCCTGTTTTTCTTCAGAGGCGGACCGACCACTACAGATCCAACCAGCCCGCAATCTGTTGCGCAGCCCGCAACATTTACTTCTACAGGTTATTTAAACCAGGGCGCTATAACCGTTACGCACTGGACGAATGCCGGTGGTGCCGGTAAGTTATTATATACCGATTCTATAGCAAACACGGCGGTACGCGGTTATAACCTGGTGGGCAACCCGTACGCGAGCTCGATTGACTGGGATAAATTTGGTACAGCTGCTATTGCAGGCACACATATCGATAGCACTATCCGCATATATAATCCGCGTTTAAAGGCTTATGCTACTTATATAGCGGGGCATGCGGGCGTGGGTACAAACTTTGATAACAGCGCGCTATCAAACGCGAATGTTATACCAAGCGGCCAGGCATTTTTTGTTAGGGCTACTGATAAAAACCCAACACTTACTTTTACCGAGGCAGCTAAGGTAAATACGCAATTAACTGCTTCGTCGGTATTGATGTCGGCCCCTAACCAGGCCGGCAAGTTAAATGCACAGCAATTGAACAGGCAAACACTGATGGGCACCGCCGCGGCAACAACATCCGCTGCCGCTACTATGGCAGCGCCCGCTGTTACAAAGCCGCCGGTGCAGTATCTACGTTTACAGGTTATACAGGACGATAATAATAAAGAGGAATCGCTGGTGTTTTTTAAAAGCACTGCCAAACCAACCTTTGCCAAAAACGAAGATGCAGAGTACCTGAAGGGAAATAACGTAATAAGCCTGTCAACCCGTTCGGCAGATAATAAAGAGCTGGCAATTAACGAGCTGCCTTATCCTGCTAAATCGCTTACTATACCTTTAACCGTAAAAGTACCGGCAACAGGCATATACCAGCTTAACCTTAACGAACTGAAGAACGTACCGCAATTATATTCTATCTGGCTGATGGATAAATGGAGAAAGGATTCGTTAGACATCGGCACTAATAAAACTTATAATTTTAATGCTACACTGAGCGATACGGCCACATACGGTGCTAACCGCTTTGCGCTTGTGATACGCCAGAACCCCGATTACGCACTTACCCTTTTAAAGTTTTCGGCTTCGAAAACCACGTCAGGTGCCGAACTGAGCTGGACAACCGAAAATGAAAGCGATTACACCGGCTTTGTTGTAGAACGCAGCACCGATAATGGTAAAACATGGGATGTAGTTAGCAGCCTTAAATCAACCGGCAACGGTGATTACGCCCTGACAGACAGGTTCCCGGTAATAGGTAAAAACCAATATCGCTTAAAAACAACCGATCTAAACGGAGAGATCAGCTATTCCGAGATCAGGGAACTGATGTATGCCAAACAAGGGCAAAACATAGTGGTTAGCAATATTAACATATACCCTAACCCGGTTACTACCACCGTAAATGTGGCAATACTGCCGCAGGAGGGCGCTACATCCTATACTATAACCGTAACCAGCGGCAACGGAAGCGTAGTAAGATCGGTTACTACAACAAATACCGTTTGGCAAAACAATGTGAACAACCTGTTGCCCGGCACTTATTTTGTTCAGGTGGTAAACAACGGTAATAAAACTGTGGTAGGAAATGGTAAATTTGTAAAAAATTAA